The Aphis gossypii isolate Hap1 chromosome 3, ASM2018417v2, whole genome shotgun sequence genome includes a region encoding these proteins:
- the LOC114131236 gene encoding uncharacterized protein LOC114131236 isoform X3 → MHYQNFNDFDIESSFQEDENVVIDKPFIPAKPPKAASPPPVRSTFKAPTGLSREEQLLSTVVHLDNGTTGYLITLNKTTGSWSCHACYPFKVPSLSLLEEHLTNKMHLLEMGKSCFPAKNFIRACSETGITVGMPSMVSGEPIPPGMEDEIDNVLARIQATLDSIFMPLIGIEFILELLPSEPTEEPRYMCALCDKRGDPRTFPNHLRSFNHHMAYLRRYFRTLASALEKLNKVSSKGFQELVFHVIGKIEETYGRMKPIVVDASLFDVSTEKIKILRQVNNGKHIMENPEDLWMLDMIKSEFVENPSLLQEKFPLKKVTEKNKRDEEEKQKAIKAETSFNKNPRISVNKSQLRPKNDKEESDSDIEFVDIKTNTESKPRKRVSSRESKDRRRRSPPRRHRRSRSPYRRKSRTRSKTPVMIRQRSRSRSRSRSRSPYYNRNNKYSSHRRYRSRSRDRDESYRRQLSPTSDVHSMHSMSGYVSGHPHPRMFYAAPYMSFPRPFMRFPPPSRPRFYSPDMYSAEYHTQKERNTSKRKRLIQEYEKAVEEMKIEMEKKLSYHEKNPEKHPLYPDEWKKFWNRRFKELQMEGKDPNTYDFKPEWILSWSKRTQEMHDEEVNEKMEKLKNKILGDINMDKSSSESPSRDSPPLKDKKSSTDLKHSWHNFPVSEVLERDPDVVVNKPSNDRKPKVAGASPINSDSEDSISEINDHNKPREKIKIENPLNVITVLRQLSVLESQLGLLAPKIVDLLSKGLVMEKIEPKSSIKLLTPENCVMFETVKEKLKGQLLAGVVKRSLVNATMFSIRNIEKLMQLAPKFIPTSSMLNSTPTPIPIPNPILAPIPTPVPTSIPKTAPIVVPGVGVIDKMAIAQQITQALLAQGKVDVSQDDLETLINAVVGMAQSGDNIQGAKNLLANINNSGAVLKTAREEVDKKEEVDKMNLDQLSQGDIINLLKNFRDLNTDEQDGLITYLKKLGEKKPEEVKKLRKYIDMGPSNLKEVTSMFKDEEDDDNYELSEVCLAVKEKVGENKDEDVKNMTVNFEITEEQQKLLSSLKQFLPEIKSDYGLVPTNTQKQTTSDESFYKNSNNEPHTTSYSLDPYSANKNDTNYSPQPSTSTTFLTDQPDKYNIPQEKSNKYNKSQEQPNKYNRPLDQHNKYSHPQDQLKKYNKKQEQPNKYNIPHEQPNTYNASQEPPNKYNVSQDPTNKYLSQDPSNKYIASQEPQNKYNIPQEEHNEYHTSEEQSNEYNISPEQPDPYSAHQVDDYNDPYSQNRSNNYYQGQQQDSYNKYHQNSSSYYKGKNTYKTNNSYSDNYQGTSRENNRNNRFNRGQNNRYQGRR, encoded by the exons ATgcattatcaaaattttaatgattttgataTTGAGTCAAGTTTTCAAGAAGATGAGAATGTTGTCATTGATAAACCTTTTATTCCTGCGAAACCTCCAAAAGCAGCATCTCCGCCACCAGTACGTTCAACGTTTAAG gcACCCACAGGTCTTTCTAGAGAAGAACAATTGTTGTCCACAGTTGTTCACTTGGATAACGGTACAACTGggtatttaataactttaaataaaacaacaggATCATGGTCATGTCACGCTTGTTATCCATTCAAAGTTCCATCTTTATCATTGCTCGAAGAGCATTTAACCaacaaaatgcatttattagaAATGGGAAAATCTTGTTTTCCGGCAAAAAACTTTATCAGAGCATGTTcagaaa CAGGAATAACTGTTGGTATGCCATCAATGGTATCGGGTGAACCAATACCGCCAGGAATGGAAGATGAAATAGATAATGTGTTGGCCCGTATTCAAGCTACATTGGATTCAATTTTCATGCCattaataggtatagaatTTATTCTAGAATTATTGCCATCTGAACCCACTGAAGAACCTAGATACATGTGTGCATTGTGTGATAAACGAGGTGATCCACGAACTTTTCCTAATCACTTACGTAGCTTTAATCACCACATGGCATATTtg CGAAGATATTTTAGAACATTAGCTAGTGCattggaaaaattaaacaaagtgTCTTCTAAAGGATTTCAAGAATTAGTGTTTCATGTTATTGGAAAAATAGAAGAAACATACGGCCGTATGAAACCAATAGTGGTTGATGCAAGTCTATTTGATGTATctactgaaaaaataaaaatcttaagacAAGTAAATAATGGAAAACATATCat GGAAAATCCAGAAGATTTATGGATGTTAGATATgataaaatcagaatttgttGAAAACCCTTCACTATTACaagaaaaat ttcctttaaaaaaagtaactgagaaaaataaacgggatgaagaagaaaaacaaaaagctATTAAAGCTGAAAC gtcatttaataaaaatccaaGAATTTCTGTTAATAAATCTCAATTACGCCCTAAGAATGATAAAGAAGAAAGTGATTCTGATATTGAATTTgttgatattaaaacaaatactgaATCTAAACCAAGAAAGCGTGTATCaa gtAGAGAATCTAAAGATAGAAGACGTAGATCACCACCTAGAAGACATCGCCGTTCTAGAAGTCCATATCGTCGTAAGTCACGTACTCGTTCAAAAACCCCTGTAATGATTAGACAGAGATCTCGTTCACGTTCTCGATCAAGATCTCGTTCACCTTACTACAAccgtaacaataaatattctagtcatcg GCGTTATAGAAGTAGAAGCAGAGATAGAGATGAATCATACAGAAGACAGCTTTCTCCTACATCAGACGTGCATTCTATGCACTCCATGTCAGGTTATGTCTCGGGACATCCACATCCTAGAATGTTTTATGCTGCACCTTATATGTCTTTTCCTAGGCCATTTATGAGATTCCCTCCACCTAGTAGACCTAGGTTCTACTCTCCAGATATGTATTCAGCTGAATATCATACACAAAAAGAAAG AAATACTAGTAAAAGAAAAAGATTGATACAAGAATACGAAAAAGCAGTTGAagaaatgaaaattgaaatggagaaaaaattaagttatcatGAAAAAAACCCTGAAAAACATCCATTATATCCAGATGAATGGAAAAAGTTTTGGAATCGACGTTTTAAAGAATTGCAAATGGAAGGTAAAGATCCAAATACTTATGATTTTAAACCTGAGTGGATCCTTTCATGGAGTAAGCGCACACAGGAAATGCATGATGAAGAAGTTAATGAAAAGatggaaaaattgaaaaataaaatattgggtGATATTAATATGGATAAAAGTTCTTCAGAGTCACCTTCCAGAGATTCTCCTCccttaaaagataaaaaatcgTCAACAGATTTAAAACACAGTTGGCATAATTTTCCAGTATCTGAAGTATTAGAAAGGGACCCTGATGTTGTAGTTAACAAACCGTCTAACGATAGAAAACCTAAAGTTGCTGGGGCATCTCCTATTAATTCAGATTCAGAGGATTCAATAAGCGAAATCAATGACCATAATAAACCTagggaaaaaattaaaattgaaaatccattaaatgtaattactgTGTTGAGACAACTAAGCGTTTTGGAAAGTCAATTAGGTTTATTAGCACCTAAAATAGTTGATTTGTTATCTAAAGGTCTTGTAATGGAAAAAATTGAACCTAAATCATCAATTAAGCTGTTGACCCCAGAAAATTGTGTGATGTTTGAAACAGTAAAGGAAAAACTCAAAGGACAACTTTTAGCAGGAGTTGTTAAAAGAAGTTTAGTAAATGCTACCATGTTCTCTATTCGcaacattgaaaaattgatGCAGTTAGCACCgaaatttatacctacttcaaGCATGTTGAATTCTACACCCACACCCATACCTATTCCTAATCCTATACTTGCACCTATACCTACACCTGTACCTACATCTATACCTAAAACTGCTCCAATTGTAGTGCCTGGTGTTGgtgttattgataaaatggCTATTGCTCAGCAAATAACTCAAGCATTACTAGCACAAGGTAAAGTGGATGTGTCACAGGACGATTTAGAAACTCTGATAAATGCTGTTGTGGGTATGGCACAATCTGGAGATAATATTCAAGGGGCTAAGAACTTATTAGCAAACATCAATAACAGCGGAGCTGTGTTGAAAACTGCTCGTGAAGAAGTTGATAAGAAGGAAGAAGTCGATAAGATGAATTTAGACCAATTATCACAGGGagatataataaacttattgaaaaatttcagAGATTTGAACACTGATGAACAGGATggacttataacttatttaaaaaagttaggaGAAAAAAAACCAGAAGAAGTGAAAAAATTGAGAAAGTACATTGATATGGGACCATCTAACTTAAAAGAAGTTACTTCTATGTTTAAAGATGAAGAAGATGATGATAATTACGAACTATCAGAAGTTTGTTTGGCTGTCAAGGAAAAAGTTGGTGAAAATAAAGATGAAGATGTGAAAAACATGACTGTTAATTTTGAGATCACTGAAGAGCAACAGAAACTTTTAAgtagtttaaaacaatttttaccaGAAATAAAGTCTGATTATGGTTTGGTACCTACCAACACTCAAAAACAAACCACTTCTGatgaatcattttataaaaattctaacaaTGAACCTCATACCACTTCATATTCTTTAGATCCATATTCagctaataaaaatgatactaATTATTCGCCACAGCCATCAACATCCACTACATTTTTAACAGACCAACctgataaatacaatattcctCAAGAAaagtctaataaatataacaaatcacAAGAACAGCCTAATAAATACAACAGACCATTAGATCAGCATAATAAATACAGTCATCCACAAGATCagcttaaaaaatacaataaaaagcaAGAGCAGcccaataaatacaatataccccATGAACAACCTAATACATATAATGCATCACAAGAGCCACccaataaatacaatgtatcTCAAGATCcgactaataaatatttgtctcAAGACCCATCTAATAAGTACATTGCATCTCAAGAgccacaaaataaatataatatacctcaaGAGGAACATAATGAATATCATACGTCTGAAGAGCAatctaatgaatataatatatctccaGAGCAACCTGATCCGTATTCAGCTCACCAAGTAGATGATTACAATGATCCTTACTCACAAAATcggagtaataattattatcaagggCAACAACAGgattcttataataaatatcatcaaaATTCTTCCAgttattataaaggtaaaaatacttataaaactaataattcttATTCTGATAACTACCAAGGAACGTCTAGAGAAAATAATAGGAACAATCGATTTAATCGTGGTCAAAATAATCGATATCAAGGTAGACggtaa
- the LOC114131236 gene encoding uncharacterized protein LOC114131236 isoform X2 has protein sequence MHYQNFNDFDIESSFQEDENVVIDKPFIPAKPPKAASPPPVRSTFKAPTGLSREEQLLSTVVHLDNGTTGYLITLNKTTGSWSCHACYPFKVPSLSLLEEHLTNKMHLLEMGKSCFPAKNFIRACSERITVGMPSMVSGEPIPPGMEDEIDNVLARIQATLDSIFMPLIGIEFILELLPSEPTEEPRYMCALCDKRGDPRTFPNHLRSFNHHMAYLRRYFRTLASALEKLNKVSSKGFQELVFHVIGKIEETYGRMKPIVVDASLFDVSTEKIKILRQVNNGKHIMENPEDLWMLDMIKSEFVENPSLLQEKFPLKKVTEKNKRDEEEKQKAIKAETSFNKNPRISVNKSQLRPKNDKEESDSDIEFVDIKTNTESKPRKRVSSRESKDRRRRSPPRRHRRSRSPYRRKSRTRSKTPVMIRQRSRSRSRSRSRSPYYNRNNKYSSHRRRYRSRSRDRDESYRRQLSPTSDVHSMHSMSGYVSGHPHPRMFYAAPYMSFPRPFMRFPPPSRPRFYSPDMYSAEYHTQKERNTSKRKRLIQEYEKAVEEMKIEMEKKLSYHEKNPEKHPLYPDEWKKFWNRRFKELQMEGKDPNTYDFKPEWILSWSKRTQEMHDEEVNEKMEKLKNKILGDINMDKSSSESPSRDSPPLKDKKSSTDLKHSWHNFPVSEVLERDPDVVVNKPSNDRKPKVAGASPINSDSEDSISEINDHNKPREKIKIENPLNVITVLRQLSVLESQLGLLAPKIVDLLSKGLVMEKIEPKSSIKLLTPENCVMFETVKEKLKGQLLAGVVKRSLVNATMFSIRNIEKLMQLAPKFIPTSSMLNSTPTPIPIPNPILAPIPTPVPTSIPKTAPIVVPGVGVIDKMAIAQQITQALLAQGKVDVSQDDLETLINAVVGMAQSGDNIQGAKNLLANINNSGAVLKTAREEVDKKEEVDKMNLDQLSQGDIINLLKNFRDLNTDEQDGLITYLKKLGEKKPEEVKKLRKYIDMGPSNLKEVTSMFKDEEDDDNYELSEVCLAVKEKVGENKDEDVKNMTVNFEITEEQQKLLSSLKQFLPEIKSDYGLVPTNTQKQTTSDESFYKNSNNEPHTTSYSLDPYSANKNDTNYSPQPSTSTTFLTDQPDKYNIPQEKSNKYNKSQEQPNKYNRPLDQHNKYSHPQDQLKKYNKKQEQPNKYNIPHEQPNTYNASQEPPNKYNVSQDPTNKYLSQDPSNKYIASQEPQNKYNIPQEEHNEYHTSEEQSNEYNISPEQPDPYSAHQVDDYNDPYSQNRSNNYYQGQQQDSYNKYHQNSSSYYKGKNTYKTNNSYSDNYQGTSRENNRNNRFNRGQNNRYQGRR, from the exons ATgcattatcaaaattttaatgattttgataTTGAGTCAAGTTTTCAAGAAGATGAGAATGTTGTCATTGATAAACCTTTTATTCCTGCGAAACCTCCAAAAGCAGCATCTCCGCCACCAGTACGTTCAACGTTTAAG gcACCCACAGGTCTTTCTAGAGAAGAACAATTGTTGTCCACAGTTGTTCACTTGGATAACGGTACAACTGggtatttaataactttaaataaaacaacaggATCATGGTCATGTCACGCTTGTTATCCATTCAAAGTTCCATCTTTATCATTGCTCGAAGAGCATTTAACCaacaaaatgcatttattagaAATGGGAAAATCTTGTTTTCCGGCAAAAAACTTTATCAGAGCATGTTcagaaa GAATAACTGTTGGTATGCCATCAATGGTATCGGGTGAACCAATACCGCCAGGAATGGAAGATGAAATAGATAATGTGTTGGCCCGTATTCAAGCTACATTGGATTCAATTTTCATGCCattaataggtatagaatTTATTCTAGAATTATTGCCATCTGAACCCACTGAAGAACCTAGATACATGTGTGCATTGTGTGATAAACGAGGTGATCCACGAACTTTTCCTAATCACTTACGTAGCTTTAATCACCACATGGCATATTtg CGAAGATATTTTAGAACATTAGCTAGTGCattggaaaaattaaacaaagtgTCTTCTAAAGGATTTCAAGAATTAGTGTTTCATGTTATTGGAAAAATAGAAGAAACATACGGCCGTATGAAACCAATAGTGGTTGATGCAAGTCTATTTGATGTATctactgaaaaaataaaaatcttaagacAAGTAAATAATGGAAAACATATCat GGAAAATCCAGAAGATTTATGGATGTTAGATATgataaaatcagaatttgttGAAAACCCTTCACTATTACaagaaaaat ttcctttaaaaaaagtaactgagaaaaataaacgggatgaagaagaaaaacaaaaagctATTAAAGCTGAAAC gtcatttaataaaaatccaaGAATTTCTGTTAATAAATCTCAATTACGCCCTAAGAATGATAAAGAAGAAAGTGATTCTGATATTGAATTTgttgatattaaaacaaatactgaATCTAAACCAAGAAAGCGTGTATCaa gtAGAGAATCTAAAGATAGAAGACGTAGATCACCACCTAGAAGACATCGCCGTTCTAGAAGTCCATATCGTCGTAAGTCACGTACTCGTTCAAAAACCCCTGTAATGATTAGACAGAGATCTCGTTCACGTTCTCGATCAAGATCTCGTTCACCTTACTACAAccgtaacaataaatattctagtcatcg AAGGCGTTATAGAAGTAGAAGCAGAGATAGAGATGAATCATACAGAAGACAGCTTTCTCCTACATCAGACGTGCATTCTATGCACTCCATGTCAGGTTATGTCTCGGGACATCCACATCCTAGAATGTTTTATGCTGCACCTTATATGTCTTTTCCTAGGCCATTTATGAGATTCCCTCCACCTAGTAGACCTAGGTTCTACTCTCCAGATATGTATTCAGCTGAATATCATACACAAAAAGAAAG AAATACTAGTAAAAGAAAAAGATTGATACAAGAATACGAAAAAGCAGTTGAagaaatgaaaattgaaatggagaaaaaattaagttatcatGAAAAAAACCCTGAAAAACATCCATTATATCCAGATGAATGGAAAAAGTTTTGGAATCGACGTTTTAAAGAATTGCAAATGGAAGGTAAAGATCCAAATACTTATGATTTTAAACCTGAGTGGATCCTTTCATGGAGTAAGCGCACACAGGAAATGCATGATGAAGAAGTTAATGAAAAGatggaaaaattgaaaaataaaatattgggtGATATTAATATGGATAAAAGTTCTTCAGAGTCACCTTCCAGAGATTCTCCTCccttaaaagataaaaaatcgTCAACAGATTTAAAACACAGTTGGCATAATTTTCCAGTATCTGAAGTATTAGAAAGGGACCCTGATGTTGTAGTTAACAAACCGTCTAACGATAGAAAACCTAAAGTTGCTGGGGCATCTCCTATTAATTCAGATTCAGAGGATTCAATAAGCGAAATCAATGACCATAATAAACCTagggaaaaaattaaaattgaaaatccattaaatgtaattactgTGTTGAGACAACTAAGCGTTTTGGAAAGTCAATTAGGTTTATTAGCACCTAAAATAGTTGATTTGTTATCTAAAGGTCTTGTAATGGAAAAAATTGAACCTAAATCATCAATTAAGCTGTTGACCCCAGAAAATTGTGTGATGTTTGAAACAGTAAAGGAAAAACTCAAAGGACAACTTTTAGCAGGAGTTGTTAAAAGAAGTTTAGTAAATGCTACCATGTTCTCTATTCGcaacattgaaaaattgatGCAGTTAGCACCgaaatttatacctacttcaaGCATGTTGAATTCTACACCCACACCCATACCTATTCCTAATCCTATACTTGCACCTATACCTACACCTGTACCTACATCTATACCTAAAACTGCTCCAATTGTAGTGCCTGGTGTTGgtgttattgataaaatggCTATTGCTCAGCAAATAACTCAAGCATTACTAGCACAAGGTAAAGTGGATGTGTCACAGGACGATTTAGAAACTCTGATAAATGCTGTTGTGGGTATGGCACAATCTGGAGATAATATTCAAGGGGCTAAGAACTTATTAGCAAACATCAATAACAGCGGAGCTGTGTTGAAAACTGCTCGTGAAGAAGTTGATAAGAAGGAAGAAGTCGATAAGATGAATTTAGACCAATTATCACAGGGagatataataaacttattgaaaaatttcagAGATTTGAACACTGATGAACAGGATggacttataacttatttaaaaaagttaggaGAAAAAAAACCAGAAGAAGTGAAAAAATTGAGAAAGTACATTGATATGGGACCATCTAACTTAAAAGAAGTTACTTCTATGTTTAAAGATGAAGAAGATGATGATAATTACGAACTATCAGAAGTTTGTTTGGCTGTCAAGGAAAAAGTTGGTGAAAATAAAGATGAAGATGTGAAAAACATGACTGTTAATTTTGAGATCACTGAAGAGCAACAGAAACTTTTAAgtagtttaaaacaatttttaccaGAAATAAAGTCTGATTATGGTTTGGTACCTACCAACACTCAAAAACAAACCACTTCTGatgaatcattttataaaaattctaacaaTGAACCTCATACCACTTCATATTCTTTAGATCCATATTCagctaataaaaatgatactaATTATTCGCCACAGCCATCAACATCCACTACATTTTTAACAGACCAACctgataaatacaatattcctCAAGAAaagtctaataaatataacaaatcacAAGAACAGCCTAATAAATACAACAGACCATTAGATCAGCATAATAAATACAGTCATCCACAAGATCagcttaaaaaatacaataaaaagcaAGAGCAGcccaataaatacaatataccccATGAACAACCTAATACATATAATGCATCACAAGAGCCACccaataaatacaatgtatcTCAAGATCcgactaataaatatttgtctcAAGACCCATCTAATAAGTACATTGCATCTCAAGAgccacaaaataaatataatatacctcaaGAGGAACATAATGAATATCATACGTCTGAAGAGCAatctaatgaatataatatatctccaGAGCAACCTGATCCGTATTCAGCTCACCAAGTAGATGATTACAATGATCCTTACTCACAAAATcggagtaataattattatcaagggCAACAACAGgattcttataataaatatcatcaaaATTCTTCCAgttattataaaggtaaaaatacttataaaactaataattcttATTCTGATAACTACCAAGGAACGTCTAGAGAAAATAATAGGAACAATCGATTTAATCGTGGTCAAAATAATCGATATCAAGGTAGACggtaa